Proteins encoded in a region of the Triticum dicoccoides isolate Atlit2015 ecotype Zavitan chromosome 3A, WEW_v2.0, whole genome shotgun sequence genome:
- the LOC119271990 gene encoding uncharacterized protein LOC119271990 → MAALASRMALQSRAALASRMAQLQSKAAEATRFAAKHGGALQSEAASFAAKHGATLQSKASEAASFAAKHGGALQSKASEAASIAAKHGATLQSKASKAASFAAKQGSAMQSKAAEAASSAAKQGREYHKTLMERNRQYVVDPPTVEKCQELSKQLFYTRLASIPGRYEAFWKEVDAVKLLLKNRKDLKAEQAGVAALFGIELYAWLRAGEFIGRGFTLTG, encoded by the exons ATGGCGGCGCTGGCGTCAAGGATGGCGCTGCAGTCCAGGGCGGCGTTGGCCTCGAGGATGGCGCAGCTGCAGTCCAAGGCGGCCGAGGCGACGAGGTTCGCGGCCAAGCACGGGGGTGCGCTGCAGTCCGAGGCGGCAAGCTTCGCGGCCAAGCACGGGGCCACTCTGCAGTCCAAGGCGTCCGAGGCGGCAAGCTTCGCGGCCAAGCACGGGGGCGCGCTGCAGTCCAAGGCGTCCGAGGCGGCAAGCATCGCGGCCAAGCACGGGGCCACGCTGCAGTCCAAGGCGTCcaaggcggcgagcttcgcggccaaGCAAGGGAGCGCGATGCAGTCCAAGGCGGCcgaggcggcgagctccgcggccaaGCAAGGGCGCGAGTACCACAAGACGCTCATGGAGAGGAACAGGCAGTACGTCGTCGACCCGCCCACCGTCGAAAAGTGCCAGGAGCTCTCCAAGCAGCTCTTCTACACCCGCCTCGCCAG CATTCCTGGCCGTTACGAGGCTTTCTGGAAAGAGGTTGATGCTGTAAagctcttgctgaaaaacagaaaggaCCTGAAGGCTGAGCAAGCCGGGGTTGCCGCATTGTTTGGCATTGAGTTGTATGCATGGCTTCGTGCCGGTGAGTTTATTGGTAGAGGATTTACCCTCACAGGTTGA